Proteins found in one Gemmatimonadota bacterium genomic segment:
- a CDS encoding phenylalanine--tRNA ligase subunit beta, translating to MKVSYRWLRDMVPGLELTPEKLAEHLVLRGAPVEEISSPGAELGDIVVGMVLETIQHPNADRLSLCTVDGGAGAVKVVCGAPNVKAGSWYPFAPVGAVLPGNFKIEKSKIRGEVSEGMLCSSKELGLGSEHEGILEIHGDFTAGESFVEAIALHDVTLDVEISANRGDLLSHAGVARELASEGEGRVELPEIEGDPGVELSFERDAPEVRRGRVGIRIDDADLCLRYLGTVIRGVKIGPSPAWLQQRLRGAGARPINNVVDATSYVMLELGQPMHAFDLNGLAGTSIVVRRVRADEKSFTTLDGEMRTLTTDMLMICDAERPVAIGGVMGGLDSEVEDDTVDVLLECALFDAKSIRATRKALVMSTDASYRFERGVDPEGMDLAVSRAVALILATAGGEVDGPVLDCCPVAFEAETVDLRLSRIEHLLGVAFAADRVRELLTPLGFDIVGESDGTLHVRVPGFRSYDVRREVDLIEEVARAHGYDNFPSDLGPYRPGTVADHPMFALEDELRRSLAAGGLFEAQTPAFVPEGEGDVRVANPLATTEPFIRRAILPSLIRRLEHNFKHGNHDVRLFEIGTSFRSAGSGEAPHEETHVAAVLHGRREPPHWSSEDAAIAVWDLKALLERVASTIYRRGAVVAPTAAAEDGTFVEGVAFDVALADGSIAGRGGLLRAEAVDAPAWAGEIWGLEVKLPSDPRPAAAVTFQPLPQFPAVERDLALLVPDRVSAYDVEALIRVHGGALLEGVELFDLYRGEGVKQGTRSLAYRLRFRSPDRTLKDRQVDEAVNGILARLTEELSVEHRG from the coding sequence ATGAAGGTCTCCTACCGTTGGCTCAGGGACATGGTGCCCGGCCTCGAGTTGACCCCGGAGAAGCTCGCGGAGCACCTCGTGCTACGAGGCGCTCCGGTCGAGGAAATCAGCTCTCCCGGAGCCGAGTTGGGCGACATCGTGGTCGGCATGGTACTCGAGACCATCCAGCACCCCAATGCAGACCGCCTCTCGCTCTGCACCGTCGACGGCGGCGCGGGGGCGGTGAAGGTCGTTTGCGGTGCACCGAACGTGAAGGCGGGATCGTGGTATCCGTTCGCACCGGTGGGCGCGGTACTACCCGGGAACTTCAAGATCGAGAAGTCCAAGATCCGAGGTGAAGTGTCTGAGGGTATGTTGTGTTCCTCCAAGGAGTTAGGATTGGGATCTGAGCACGAGGGTATTCTCGAGATCCACGGTGATTTCACAGCTGGTGAATCGTTCGTCGAGGCGATCGCTTTGCATGATGTGACGCTCGATGTCGAGATCTCGGCGAACCGCGGCGATCTGCTCTCTCACGCCGGTGTCGCGCGCGAGCTCGCTTCGGAGGGCGAGGGGCGGGTCGAGCTGCCCGAGATCGAGGGAGATCCCGGCGTCGAGCTGTCGTTCGAGCGGGACGCTCCTGAGGTCCGGCGTGGGCGAGTGGGGATTCGGATCGATGATGCGGACTTGTGCCTGCGTTATCTGGGCACGGTCATTCGTGGCGTGAAGATAGGTCCATCGCCCGCGTGGCTTCAGCAACGGCTCCGCGGCGCAGGTGCCCGTCCCATCAACAACGTGGTCGACGCGACCAGCTACGTGATGCTCGAGCTCGGTCAGCCAATGCACGCGTTCGACCTGAACGGACTGGCTGGTACGTCCATCGTGGTGCGGCGGGTGCGGGCGGACGAGAAGAGCTTCACCACGCTCGACGGCGAGATGCGGACCCTCACCACCGACATGCTCATGATCTGCGACGCCGAGCGTCCGGTTGCCATCGGCGGCGTCATGGGTGGTCTCGACTCGGAGGTGGAAGACGACACGGTCGACGTCCTGCTGGAATGCGCACTCTTCGACGCCAAGTCCATTCGCGCGACGCGCAAGGCGCTGGTCATGTCCACGGACGCGTCGTATCGCTTCGAGCGCGGCGTCGATCCCGAGGGTATGGATCTCGCCGTTTCTCGTGCCGTGGCGTTGATTCTCGCTACCGCGGGTGGAGAGGTCGACGGGCCGGTCCTGGACTGTTGTCCCGTTGCTTTCGAGGCCGAGACCGTGGATCTCAGGCTCTCACGTATCGAGCACCTCTTGGGCGTCGCCTTCGCGGCCGACCGCGTCCGAGAGCTGCTGACGCCGCTGGGTTTCGACATCGTGGGCGAGTCCGATGGCACGCTGCACGTGCGGGTGCCCGGATTCCGCAGCTATGACGTCAGACGCGAGGTCGACCTCATCGAGGAGGTCGCCCGCGCCCACGGCTACGACAACTTCCCGTCCGATCTCGGTCCGTATCGGCCGGGTACGGTTGCCGACCACCCGATGTTCGCCCTCGAAGACGAGCTCAGGCGATCGCTGGCTGCCGGCGGCCTCTTCGAAGCCCAGACCCCGGCGTTCGTGCCCGAGGGTGAGGGCGACGTCCGCGTTGCGAATCCGCTCGCGACGACCGAGCCGTTCATTCGACGTGCGATTCTCCCGTCGCTGATCCGCAGGCTCGAGCACAATTTTAAACACGGAAACCACGACGTGCGCTTGTTCGAGATCGGGACGTCGTTCCGGTCGGCGGGCTCTGGCGAGGCACCGCACGAGGAAACGCATGTGGCCGCGGTTCTGCACGGTCGTCGGGAACCGCCTCACTGGTCCAGCGAAGACGCAGCGATCGCCGTCTGGGACCTCAAGGCGCTCCTCGAGCGTGTCGCTTCCACCATCTACCGCAGGGGCGCCGTGGTCGCTCCAACGGCCGCCGCGGAAGACGGGACCTTCGTGGAGGGCGTGGCGTTCGACGTCGCCCTTGCGGATGGGTCCATCGCGGGTCGTGGAGGGCTTCTGAGAGCGGAGGCGGTCGACGCGCCTGCCTGGGCCGGAGAGATCTGGGGCCTCGAAGTGAAGCTGCCCTCCGATCCGCGCCCGGCCGCGGCCGTCACCTTCCAGCCGCTCCCGCAGTTTCCCGCGGTGGAACGGGATCTCGCGCTGCTCGTGCCCGACCGCGTTTCGGCGTACGATGTGGAGGCGCTGATCCGGGTGCACGGTGGCGCGCTTCTGGAGGGGGTCGAGTTGTTCGACCTCTATCGAGGCGAAGGTGTTAAGCAAGGGACACGGTCGTTGGCGTATCGTTTGCGTTTCCGCTCGCCGGACCGGACCCTGAAGGACAGGCAAGTGGACGAGGCTGTAAACGGAATACTGGCACGGCTCACGGAGGAGCTGAGTGTCGAACACCGGGGGTAG
- the zapA gene encoding cell division protein ZapA: protein MSPEKASVTVRIAGEEHTIRANVAPEHTKRCAKLVDDRIHEIRMQAGLIEGHKAAILAALSIADQCFQAIDELEQLRKEVASRATNLTRRIEAEAPASDKNN from the coding sequence ATGAGTCCCGAGAAAGCGTCGGTCACGGTCCGCATCGCGGGTGAAGAACACACCATTCGTGCGAACGTCGCGCCCGAGCACACGAAACGGTGCGCAAAACTGGTCGACGACCGCATCCATGAGATCCGCATGCAGGCGGGGCTCATCGAAGGTCACAAGGCGGCGATCTTGGCAGCGCTCTCGATCGCGGACCAGTGCTTCCAGGCGATCGACGAACTGGAGCAGCTTCGCAAGGAGGTCGCCTCGCGGGCGACGAATCTGACCCGCCGGATCGAGGCGGAAGCGCCGGCGAGCGACAAAAACAACTGA
- a CDS encoding translation initiation factor IF-3, with amino-acid sequence MSRDRVRVNDQIRISPVRLIQDDGEQIGIVSIDEARERATERGMDLVEVAAEARPPVVKMMDYGKYKYEAARAAREARKKQHTIKVKEVKFRPGIEDHDYEFKVGHARRFLEEGNKVKLTMMFRGRQVTHPEIGLQVLSRVMEDLEELGKVESQPNMEGRVMSMVVAPLSTK; translated from the coding sequence ATCAGCAGAGACCGCGTCCGCGTTAACGATCAGATTCGGATCAGCCCTGTGCGGCTCATCCAGGACGATGGCGAGCAGATCGGCATCGTCTCCATCGACGAGGCCCGGGAACGGGCGACGGAGCGGGGGATGGATCTGGTAGAGGTTGCCGCGGAGGCCCGGCCGCCCGTGGTCAAGATGATGGACTACGGAAAGTACAAGTACGAAGCCGCCAGGGCCGCCCGCGAAGCGCGGAAAAAGCAGCACACGATCAAAGTCAAGGAGGTGAAGTTCCGCCCCGGGATCGAAGATCATGATTACGAGTTCAAGGTGGGGCACGCCCGCCGATTCCTCGAGGAAGGGAACAAGGTCAAGCTGACCATGATGTTCCGGGGACGGCAGGTTACCCACCCGGAGATTGGCCTTCAGGTGCTTTCGCGCGTGATGGAGGATCTCGAAGAACTCGGCAAGGTGGAGTCGCAACCGAACATGGAAGGTCGGGTCATGTCGATGGTCGTGGCCCCGCTGAGTACGAAGTAA
- the thrS gene encoding threonine--tRNA ligase has translation MSSEQIRITLPNGDVLEMDRGSTAGDVAASIGPGLATAALAAVVNGETVGLAEPIEEDAEISILTEKSPESLAVLRHSAAHILATAVRELRPGAGIGFGPAIDDGFYYDFEVDAPFTPEDLEEFEKKMGEITAADQPFSRRRVSKDEARELFSDDPLKLERLEEFDADEVITVYENGPFLDLCKGPHVPTTGKLEHFKLLSGAGAYWRGDEKRQMLQRIYGTAFHKKAALEEHLQRLEEAKKRDHRVLGKELDLFSIQEVVGQGLVLWHPKGAIIRHTIEEFLKTTLLRHGYDLVYTPQIASEELYKISGHLEVFEENMFPAMDDEGTRFRMKPMNCPHHFMIYKTQTRSYRDLPLRFAELGTCYRYERSGTLHGMFRVRCFTQDDAHIFVRPDQIADEYDSLLDLADYLLKIFGYEYRLALATRPEKAIGDPAVYDEATETLRGVLDGRGVEYQVDEGGGAFYGPKIDVNVVDAIGREWQGGTFQLDFQMPERFGLEYIGSDNTPHKAVVIHRTLLGSMERFVGGLIEHYAGAFPTWIAPEQVRVLPVGEHWDESARSLVADLKSAGIRASVEGRETLGYRIREAETLKIPYMGVVGEREAADGTVAVRRRGAGKKQEVMGREQFIALVVGEVETRALG, from the coding sequence ATGTCCAGCGAACAGATCCGGATCACGCTTCCCAACGGCGACGTCCTCGAAATGGATCGCGGTTCCACGGCCGGCGACGTAGCGGCGTCCATCGGTCCAGGTCTCGCCACGGCGGCGCTCGCGGCGGTCGTCAACGGCGAGACCGTCGGGCTCGCGGAGCCCATCGAAGAGGATGCTGAGATATCGATCCTCACCGAGAAGAGCCCAGAGTCCCTGGCCGTCCTGAGGCACTCGGCGGCGCACATCCTCGCTACGGCGGTGCGCGAGCTGCGTCCCGGAGCGGGCATCGGATTCGGCCCGGCGATCGACGACGGTTTCTACTACGACTTCGAGGTCGATGCGCCGTTTACGCCCGAAGATCTCGAGGAATTCGAGAAGAAGATGGGGGAGATCACAGCGGCAGATCAGCCCTTTTCGCGCAGACGTGTCTCCAAAGACGAGGCGCGCGAGCTGTTCAGCGACGACCCGCTCAAGCTCGAGCGTCTCGAGGAGTTCGACGCCGACGAAGTGATCACGGTCTACGAGAACGGTCCGTTCCTCGACCTGTGCAAGGGTCCGCACGTGCCGACCACGGGGAAGCTGGAGCACTTCAAGCTGCTTTCGGGCGCGGGCGCGTATTGGAGAGGCGACGAGAAGCGCCAGATGCTGCAGCGCATCTACGGCACCGCGTTCCACAAGAAGGCCGCCCTCGAAGAGCACTTGCAGCGTCTCGAAGAGGCGAAGAAGCGGGATCACCGTGTGCTTGGCAAAGAGCTCGACCTGTTCTCCATCCAGGAGGTGGTGGGGCAGGGCTTGGTGCTCTGGCACCCCAAGGGCGCGATCATCCGGCACACCATCGAGGAGTTCCTCAAGACGACGCTTCTGCGGCACGGGTACGACCTCGTGTATACGCCGCAGATCGCGAGCGAGGAGTTGTACAAGATCAGCGGGCACCTCGAGGTCTTCGAGGAGAACATGTTCCCGGCGATGGACGATGAGGGCACGCGCTTCCGCATGAAGCCGATGAACTGCCCGCATCACTTCATGATCTACAAGACCCAGACGCGCTCGTACCGCGACCTGCCGCTCCGATTCGCAGAGCTCGGCACGTGCTACCGCTATGAGCGGTCCGGCACATTGCACGGCATGTTTCGCGTGCGCTGCTTCACTCAGGACGATGCCCACATCTTCGTTCGACCGGACCAGATCGCGGACGAGTACGACAGCTTGCTGGACTTGGCGGACTATTTGCTGAAGATCTTCGGCTACGAATACCGTCTGGCGCTCGCGACCCGGCCGGAGAAGGCGATCGGGGACCCGGCGGTCTACGACGAGGCCACGGAGACGCTGCGTGGCGTGCTCGACGGGCGCGGTGTGGAGTACCAGGTCGACGAGGGCGGTGGCGCCTTCTACGGTCCCAAGATCGACGTCAACGTCGTGGACGCGATCGGGCGTGAGTGGCAAGGAGGTACGTTCCAGCTCGACTTCCAGATGCCGGAACGCTTCGGCCTGGAGTACATCGGGTCCGACAATACGCCGCACAAGGCGGTCGTCATCCACCGCACGTTGCTCGGCTCGATGGAGCGCTTCGTGGGTGGCCTGATCGAACACTACGCCGGCGCGTTTCCGACCTGGATAGCACCGGAACAGGTGCGAGTTCTCCCGGTCGGCGAGCACTGGGACGAGAGCGCCCGCTCCCTAGTGGCCGACTTAAAGTCGGCCGGGATTCGGGCGTCGGTGGAGGGGCGGGAGACGCTCGGCTACCGAATTCGGGAAGCCGAGACCCTCAAGATCCCATACATGGGCGTGGTCGGGGAGCGGGAGGCCGCGGACGGCACGGTCGCGGTCCGCCGGCGGGGCGCGGGAAAGAAGCAGGAGGTCATGGGCCGCGAGCAGTTCATCGCCCTAGTGGTCGGTGAGGTCGAGACGAGGGCGCTCGGTTGA
- a CDS encoding serine hydrolase encodes MARVLILLSLAAALCAPPVRAQWPSDDAEPAEFSLGINAKLLCSGIWVQGRDPELHVQADLRRFEHFGWGDDFTYEVDDERKRVTLTAPGVPSRVAQYNLDQGCALLPRGADDVYFEASEVGAEWPLKNWNLWPTGERLLDQPRPREVDAEALDRALDYAIANHEHGQNTRAVVAVYKGRIIGERYAPGIPRDMPHLSWSQGKSITAALVGVLVQQGELSVDQAAPIAEWNEAPDDPRSKITIRDLLNMSSGLDFNNYGLGRPGSLSTQNHHFRIYFDGINVFDHAVSFPLEAKPGERWEYLNSDPLTLGKIVRETVEARGQDYHAFPWTDLFDKIGIKTAVLETDAWGNFIMTGYDYMSARDWARFGLLHLQDGLWGEERILPDWWSDFVSTPAPASANLGYGGMFWLNAGSRYDRIPQDAYWPSGFMGQTTMIIPSRDMIIVRLGPSPGGGFGTYLNKVVGDILDSVGAREDAGPGR; translated from the coding sequence ATGGCGCGTGTGCTCATCTTGCTGTCCCTAGCCGCCGCCTTGTGCGCCCCGCCGGTGCGAGCCCAGTGGCCGTCCGACGACGCCGAGCCAGCGGAATTCAGTCTAGGCATCAACGCGAAGCTCCTGTGCTCGGGCATCTGGGTGCAGGGTAGGGACCCCGAGCTGCACGTTCAGGCCGACCTGAGGCGTTTCGAGCACTTCGGCTGGGGTGACGACTTCACCTACGAGGTCGATGATGAGCGGAAGCGGGTCACGTTGACTGCGCCTGGCGTCCCCTCTCGGGTGGCGCAGTACAACCTCGACCAAGGCTGTGCCTTGCTCCCCCGGGGCGCGGATGACGTTTACTTCGAAGCCTCCGAGGTCGGCGCGGAGTGGCCCCTCAAGAACTGGAATCTGTGGCCTACCGGTGAGCGTCTGCTGGACCAACCGCGGCCTAGGGAAGTCGATGCCGAAGCCCTCGACCGGGCCCTCGATTACGCGATCGCGAACCACGAACACGGTCAGAACACCCGCGCGGTCGTGGCGGTCTACAAGGGCCGGATCATCGGCGAGCGGTACGCCCCTGGCATCCCGAGGGACATGCCGCACCTGTCCTGGTCCCAGGGAAAGAGCATCACCGCGGCGCTCGTCGGGGTGCTCGTCCAACAGGGCGAGCTGAGCGTGGATCAAGCCGCGCCGATCGCCGAATGGAACGAGGCCCCCGATGACCCCCGCTCCAAGATCACGATCAGGGATCTCCTGAACATGAGCAGTGGGCTCGACTTCAATAACTATGGCCTCGGGCGACCGGGCTCCCTCTCAACTCAAAACCATCACTTCAGGATCTACTTCGACGGCATCAACGTCTTCGATCACGCGGTGAGCTTCCCGCTCGAAGCCAAGCCGGGCGAGCGCTGGGAGTACCTGAACTCCGACCCGCTCACCTTGGGCAAGATCGTGCGCGAGACCGTGGAGGCGCGCGGTCAGGACTACCACGCGTTCCCGTGGACGGACCTGTTCGACAAGATCGGGATCAAGACCGCGGTCCTGGAAACGGACGCGTGGGGCAATTTCATCATGACCGGCTACGACTACATGTCCGCCCGCGACTGGGCGCGGTTCGGACTGCTGCATCTCCAGGACGGCTTGTGGGGCGAAGAACGGATCTTACCGGACTGGTGGAGTGATTTCGTGAGCACGCCAGCTCCGGCCAGCGCGAACCTCGGGTACGGGGGGATGTTCTGGCTGAACGCCGGGAGTCGCTACGACCGCATTCCCCAGGACGCCTACTGGCCGTCGGGCTTCATGGGCCAGACGACCATGATCATCCCGTCCCGGGACATGATCATCGTGCGGCTGGGTCCGAGCCCGGGTGGTGGGTTCGGTACGTACCTGAACAAGGTGGTGGGGGACATACTCGACTCGGTGGGCGCCCGAGAGGATGCGGGGCCCGGACGATGA
- the rplT gene encoding 50S ribosomal protein L20 has protein sequence MPRATSAVPRNKRKKKIFKVAKGYFGGRKNLYRTAKDAVEKGWEHAYRDRKKKKRTFRQLWIARINAAVRQHDLTYSRFINGLKEAGVELDRKALADLAVHNPEAFVAIVDLAKEGLAAKAG, from the coding sequence ATGCCTAGAGCAACCTCCGCCGTACCGCGGAACAAGCGTAAGAAGAAGATATTCAAGGTCGCCAAGGGTTACTTCGGCGGGCGCAAGAACCTCTACCGTACCGCGAAGGACGCCGTCGAGAAGGGTTGGGAGCACGCCTACCGGGACCGCAAGAAGAAGAAGCGGACCTTCCGGCAGCTGTGGATCGCCCGCATCAACGCTGCAGTTCGTCAACACGACCTGACCTATTCCCGCTTCATCAACGGGCTGAAAGAGGCCGGGGTCGAGTTGGACCGAAAGGCGCTTGCGGATCTGGCGGTTCACAACCCCGAGGCGTTTGTGGCGATCGTGGACCTGGCGAAAGAGGGCCTCGCCGCGAAAGCTGGCTGA
- the rny gene encoding ribonuclease Y yields the protein MVTPQLMLAAAVGLVLGGIVAFFVVRSRERAHRELEKAEARDEASRILKRASDDADTALRAGELAGREEGFRLREAWEKEESRRRADVERAERRNEERSVAFDRQVDRLDAREAELDERVAGLDNRHAEVARRDAAAREAEGTARARLEQLAGLSAEEAKKELIETLEDEARADASNMLREVKEQAQGDAEREARKIVALSIQRMAADLTARTTVSVVQLPSDEMKGRIIGREGRNIRSFEQATGVDVIIDDTPEAVVLSAFDPVRREIARMALTELVEDGRIHPGRIEETVEKAQKEVERTMLEGAEEVLYELGIHNVHPEIVKTLGRLRFRTSYGQNQLQHAREVALLAGNMAAEMGLDVSETKRAGVLHDVGKGMTHEHEGTHVELGYRLCKKHEESAIVLNAIKAHHDEEPHHFAETFLVSAADAISGSRPGARREMFEGYVKRLEKLEELAMEHPGVERCFAIQAGRELRVMVEPSRVTDGEMAQISEAVARKIESELQYPGQIKVVVVRETRAIDFAR from the coding sequence ATGGTCACCCCGCAGCTAATGCTGGCGGCGGCGGTCGGCCTCGTCCTAGGTGGTATCGTTGCGTTCTTCGTCGTGCGGAGCCGTGAACGGGCCCACCGGGAGTTGGAAAAAGCCGAGGCGAGGGACGAGGCCTCCCGCATCCTGAAGCGGGCAAGTGACGATGCGGACACCGCGCTCAGAGCCGGCGAACTCGCCGGGCGAGAGGAGGGCTTCCGCCTTCGTGAGGCGTGGGAGAAGGAAGAGTCACGGCGCCGTGCGGACGTCGAGCGCGCAGAGCGCCGCAATGAGGAGCGCTCGGTAGCCTTTGACCGTCAGGTAGATCGTCTCGACGCCCGCGAGGCCGAGCTGGACGAGCGCGTCGCGGGGCTCGACAACCGCCATGCCGAGGTCGCACGGAGGGACGCAGCTGCCCGAGAGGCCGAGGGCACAGCCCGTGCGCGGCTGGAGCAGCTCGCGGGTCTGAGCGCCGAGGAGGCCAAGAAGGAGCTCATCGAGACGCTCGAGGACGAGGCTCGCGCAGACGCATCCAACATGCTGCGCGAGGTCAAGGAGCAGGCGCAAGGCGACGCCGAGCGCGAGGCTCGGAAGATCGTAGCGCTGTCGATCCAACGAATGGCAGCCGACCTGACCGCACGGACCACGGTCTCCGTCGTTCAGCTCCCATCGGATGAAATGAAGGGTCGCATCATCGGTCGCGAAGGACGCAACATCCGCTCGTTCGAGCAAGCGACCGGCGTCGACGTGATCATCGATGATACACCTGAGGCCGTCGTGCTGTCGGCGTTCGACCCCGTGCGGCGGGAAATCGCCCGCATGGCCCTCACTGAACTGGTCGAGGATGGTCGCATTCACCCTGGTCGTATCGAGGAGACCGTGGAGAAGGCCCAGAAGGAGGTCGAGCGGACGATGCTCGAGGGCGCGGAGGAGGTCCTCTACGAGCTCGGGATCCACAACGTTCACCCAGAGATCGTGAAGACGCTCGGTCGACTCCGCTTCCGCACCTCATACGGTCAGAATCAGCTCCAGCATGCCAGGGAAGTCGCGCTGCTCGCGGGCAACATGGCGGCGGAAATGGGGCTCGACGTCTCAGAGACGAAGCGCGCCGGCGTATTGCACGACGTCGGGAAGGGCATGACGCATGAGCACGAGGGCACCCACGTGGAGCTCGGGTACCGGCTGTGCAAGAAACACGAAGAGAGCGCCATCGTCCTGAACGCGATCAAGGCGCACCACGACGAAGAGCCGCACCATTTCGCGGAGACGTTCCTGGTCTCCGCCGCTGACGCGATCAGTGGATCGAGGCCGGGCGCTCGTCGCGAGATGTTCGAGGGCTATGTGAAACGCCTCGAGAAGCTCGAAGAGCTCGCAATGGAGCATCCGGGAGTGGAGCGCTGCTTCGCGATCCAGGCGGGTCGCGAGTTGCGTGTCATGGTCGAGCCCTCCCGGGTGACGGACGGGGAAATGGCGCAGATCTCAGAGGCCGTCGCCAGGAAGATCGAGAGCGAGTTGCAGTACCCCGGCCAGATCAAGGTCGTCGTCGTACGCGAGACGAGAGCGATCGATTTCGCGAGGTAG
- the rpmI gene encoding 50S ribosomal protein L35, whose protein sequence is MPKMKTHRGAAKRVKRTSTGKLKRMRAFKSHILTKKDRKRKRRLRSSTLVSAADKKRVNRMLPYGS, encoded by the coding sequence ATGCCGAAGATGAAGACGCACCGCGGTGCGGCTAAACGGGTTAAGAGGACCAGTACGGGAAAGCTCAAACGCATGCGCGCGTTCAAGAGCCACATCCTCACCAAGAAGGACCGGAAGCGTAAGCGCCGGCTGCGAAGCTCCACCCTCGTGTCGGCCGCCGACAAGAAGCGTGTCAATCGCATGCTCCCCTACGGCTCCTGA
- the pheS gene encoding phenylalanine--tRNA ligase subunit alpha has protein sequence MIDQDPRDALRALEVEALAAIERVQNSDALEVARITYLGRKEGRISVILRGLGGMSAEVRPSVGQEANRIKAVVSDALQERERSLAAPAAAGSEDLTLPGRGPWKGGLHPVTQAVDEIWHIFRDLGFTRARGPEAETEWYNFEALNTPLDHPAADEQDTLYLVDSVLLRSHTSPVQMRTMETHEPPIRIIAPGWVYRRDSYDATHTPAFMQVEGLVIDEGVTFVDLKATLAEFARRYWGSDTQTRFRPSFFPFTEPSAEVDVKRFVTRSDGTKEETDWLEIMGAGMVDPAVLENAGYDSERYTGFAFGMGPARIAKLKHGVDDLRTFFENDMRFLEQFTP, from the coding sequence ATGATTGATCAGGACCCGAGGGACGCGCTGAGAGCGTTGGAGGTCGAAGCGTTGGCGGCGATCGAACGCGTCCAGAACTCGGACGCGCTGGAGGTGGCGAGGATCACCTACCTCGGGCGCAAAGAAGGACGGATTTCGGTGATTCTACGCGGTCTGGGCGGCATGTCGGCGGAAGTGAGGCCCTCGGTCGGCCAGGAAGCCAACCGAATCAAGGCGGTCGTGTCCGACGCCTTGCAGGAACGAGAGCGCTCGCTCGCAGCTCCGGCCGCGGCCGGCAGCGAAGACCTCACGCTGCCGGGTCGCGGGCCGTGGAAGGGTGGTCTCCACCCGGTGACGCAGGCCGTAGACGAGATCTGGCACATCTTCCGGGACTTGGGCTTCACGAGGGCGCGGGGGCCTGAAGCAGAAACCGAGTGGTACAACTTCGAGGCACTCAATACACCGCTCGACCACCCGGCGGCAGACGAGCAGGACACGCTCTATCTGGTGGACTCGGTGCTGCTTCGCAGCCATACGTCTCCGGTGCAGATGCGTACCATGGAGACGCACGAGCCGCCCATTCGCATCATCGCGCCGGGTTGGGTGTACCGCCGCGACAGCTACGACGCGACGCACACGCCTGCGTTCATGCAAGTCGAAGGCCTCGTGATCGACGAGGGTGTGACCTTTGTCGACCTCAAGGCCACGTTGGCCGAATTCGCCCGGCGCTATTGGGGCTCGGATACTCAGACCCGGTTCCGACCGTCGTTTTTCCCCTTCACCGAACCGAGCGCCGAAGTCGACGTGAAACGCTTCGTAACCCGCTCGGACGGGACCAAGGAAGAAACCGACTGGCTCGAGATCATGGGCGCGGGCATGGTCGATCCGGCCGTGCTCGAGAACGCGGGCTACGACTCCGAGCGCTACACGGGCTTCGCCTTCGGGATGGGACCCGCACGTATTGCGAAGCTGAAGCACGGCGTGGACGACCTGCGCACCTTCTTCGAGAACGACATGCGCTTCCTCGAGCAATTCACTCCATGA